A stretch of Paludisphaera borealis DNA encodes these proteins:
- a CDS encoding DUF1501 domain-containing protein, whose translation MRDGSGHAHGIVRREFLQVGFSGFLGLSLSQILTARALADRVAKAGGGGSGSKPRAKSMILVFLTGGLSHLDSFDMKPDAPERIRGEFKPIDTAASGVQFCEHLPMLAARAADLAVVRSMSHKFTNHLNATHELLTGHSQPGAFFDKVASRDDYPCYASGLDYLRPRQDGIPTGVMLPTFLMEGPLVWPGQHAGLLGPRHDPWQIKQDPNQPGFRVDSLALPVGFSVERLGRRQTLLDQINHHQNEALTQPSTGGDSMSDQRARAMSLLLSGKVSGAFDLDKEDPKTRDRYGRHTFGQSLLLARRLVEAGVPIVQVNMGRVQQWDTHSQNFKNLKEHLLPPTDRGVSALLDDLKSRGLLDETLVVMTGEFGRTPRIGSSTGNNNTPDGRDHWAAVFSALFAGGGVQGGQVVGASDRIGAHPASPPYAPADLAATIYQSFGVDPASEIRDRFGRPIRLCDGQPIAPLYSA comes from the coding sequence ATGAGGGACGGCAGCGGGCATGCTCACGGCATCGTGCGGCGCGAGTTCTTGCAGGTGGGTTTTTCGGGCTTCCTGGGCCTGAGCCTGTCGCAGATCCTGACGGCCCGCGCGCTGGCCGATCGCGTCGCGAAGGCCGGCGGCGGCGGTTCGGGCTCGAAGCCCCGGGCGAAGTCGATGATCCTGGTGTTTCTGACCGGGGGTCTGAGCCATCTCGACTCGTTCGACATGAAGCCCGACGCCCCCGAGCGGATTCGAGGCGAGTTCAAGCCGATCGACACGGCGGCTTCGGGCGTCCAGTTCTGCGAGCACCTGCCGATGCTCGCGGCCCGGGCCGCCGACCTCGCGGTGGTGCGGTCGATGTCGCACAAATTCACCAACCATCTGAACGCGACCCACGAGCTGCTCACCGGCCATTCGCAGCCGGGGGCGTTCTTCGACAAGGTCGCCTCGCGCGACGATTACCCGTGTTACGCCTCGGGCCTCGACTACCTGCGGCCCCGGCAGGACGGCATTCCCACCGGCGTCATGCTGCCGACGTTCCTGATGGAAGGCCCGCTCGTCTGGCCCGGTCAGCACGCGGGCTTGCTCGGGCCGCGCCACGACCCCTGGCAGATCAAACAAGACCCGAACCAGCCGGGCTTCCGCGTCGACAGCCTGGCGCTTCCCGTCGGCTTCAGCGTTGAGCGCCTGGGACGCAGGCAGACGCTCCTCGATCAGATCAACCACCACCAGAACGAGGCCCTGACGCAGCCGTCGACCGGCGGCGATTCCATGAGCGACCAGCGCGCGCGGGCGATGTCGCTGCTGCTGTCGGGCAAGGTCTCGGGCGCGTTCGATCTGGACAAGGAAGACCCGAAGACCCGCGACCGCTACGGCCGGCACACGTTCGGTCAGTCGCTGTTGCTCGCCCGCCGGCTGGTCGAGGCCGGCGTGCCGATCGTCCAGGTGAACATGGGCCGTGTGCAGCAGTGGGACACCCACTCGCAGAACTTCAAGAACCTCAAGGAACACCTCCTACCCCCCACCGACCGCGGCGTCTCCGCCCTGCTCGACGACCTCAAGAGCCGGGGCCTGCTCGACGAGACCCTGGTGGTCATGACCGGCGAGTTCGGCCGCACGCCTCGGATCGGGTCGAGCACCGGCAACAACAACACGCCCGACGGCCGCGACCACTGGGCGGCGGTCTTCTCCGCGCTCTTCGCCGGCGGAGGCGTCCAGGGGGGCCAGGTCGTCGGCGCCTCCGACCGGATCGGCGCGCACCCGGCGAGCCCGCCGTACGCCCCCGCCGACCTCGCCGCGACCATCTACCAGTCGTTCGGCGTCGACCCCGCCTCGGAGATTCGCGACCGCTTCGGCCGTCCCATCCGCCTCTGCGACGGCCAGCCCATCGCGCCGTTGTACTCGGCCTGA
- a CDS encoding PSD1 and planctomycete cytochrome C domain-containing protein, whose translation MAQRGFIRLFWGLLAIGSISTGATLSAGEPANLTTDAEKATFFKSQVEPILTRRCLKCHGGEAKIKGDLRVDDREALLKGGELGPAVDLDEPKESLLLKAVRYDGLEMPPKGRIPDAEILVLERWIKAGLPWSGQTDAKPKMAKAAEPAKAEEPAAPVWPYREVVRPPVPVVKNPGWVRNPIDAFLLSKLETEKLSPASEADRTTLIRRVSYDLTGLPPTPEEVAAFVNDTSRDAYEQLVDRLLASPQYGEAWGRHWLDLVRYAETNGYERDGLKPLAWRYRDYVIAAFNQDKPYDRFLHEQLAGDEIAPDSVEAQTATGFYRLGLWDDEPADRPQARYDMLDGLVSTAGQVFLGMTVNCARCHDHKKDPIPQTDYYRMMAFFVDVTDQNGKDSRKVGGESGVEVMCVAEKGQAEAHVLLRGNPNLIGPKVEPGVPVSIDAGHATFGSGPGKRRAFAEWLTDRRNPMTARVFANRLWQFHFGRGIVPSPNDFGQLGEPSTHPELLDWLAAELMDGGWKVKRMHRLIMLSNAYRMSSKASEQALARDPANQWFWRFPMRRLTAEEVRDAILSASGVLNPKAGGPSVCPPISAEVLAGQSIPGQGWTVSPPIEAARRSVYVHVKRSLLVPILATHDAADTDSSCPVRYTTTVPTQALGFLNGQFSNEQAAKLAERLEASKPGDLTAQIHQAIVLTTCRQPQADEVARDAAFIGSLRSQSGLSDHGALVQYCLLTLNANAFLYLD comes from the coding sequence ATGGCGCAACGGGGATTCATCCGCCTGTTCTGGGGACTGCTCGCGATCGGTTCGATTTCGACCGGCGCGACGCTGTCGGCCGGCGAACCGGCGAACCTGACGACGGACGCGGAGAAGGCGACGTTCTTCAAGTCCCAGGTCGAGCCGATCCTGACCAGGCGCTGCCTCAAGTGCCACGGCGGCGAGGCCAAGATCAAGGGGGACCTCCGCGTCGACGACCGCGAGGCGTTGCTCAAGGGGGGCGAACTCGGGCCGGCCGTCGACCTGGACGAGCCGAAGGAAAGCCTGCTGCTCAAGGCGGTCCGCTACGACGGCCTGGAGATGCCTCCCAAGGGCCGAATCCCCGACGCCGAGATCCTGGTTCTTGAGCGCTGGATCAAGGCGGGCCTGCCGTGGTCGGGCCAGACCGACGCCAAGCCCAAGATGGCGAAGGCCGCCGAGCCCGCCAAGGCCGAGGAGCCCGCCGCGCCCGTCTGGCCGTATCGCGAGGTCGTCCGTCCGCCCGTCCCGGTCGTGAAGAATCCAGGATGGGTCCGCAACCCGATCGACGCCTTCCTGCTTTCCAAGCTGGAAACCGAGAAGCTGTCGCCCGCCTCCGAAGCCGACCGCACGACGCTCATCCGTCGGGTGTCTTACGACCTGACCGGCCTGCCGCCGACGCCCGAGGAGGTCGCCGCGTTCGTCAACGACACGTCGCGCGACGCCTACGAGCAACTGGTCGACCGGCTGCTCGCCTCGCCGCAATACGGCGAAGCCTGGGGGCGGCACTGGCTCGACCTCGTCCGCTACGCCGAGACCAACGGCTATGAGCGCGACGGCCTCAAGCCGCTGGCCTGGCGGTATCGCGACTACGTGATCGCCGCGTTCAACCAGGACAAGCCCTACGACCGCTTCCTCCACGAGCAGCTCGCCGGCGACGAAATCGCCCCCGACTCGGTCGAAGCCCAGACCGCCACCGGCTTCTACCGGCTGGGCCTCTGGGACGACGAGCCCGCCGACCGGCCCCAGGCCCGCTACGACATGCTCGACGGCCTGGTCTCGACCGCCGGCCAGGTCTTCCTCGGTATGACCGTCAACTGCGCCCGCTGCCACGATCACAAGAAGGACCCGATCCCCCAGACCGACTACTACCGGATGATGGCCTTCTTCGTCGACGTCACCGACCAGAACGGCAAGGATTCGCGGAAGGTCGGCGGCGAGAGCGGCGTCGAGGTCATGTGCGTGGCCGAGAAGGGCCAGGCCGAGGCTCACGTGCTGTTGCGAGGCAACCCGAACCTGATCGGACCCAAGGTCGAGCCCGGCGTGCCGGTTTCCATCGACGCCGGCCACGCGACGTTCGGCTCGGGCCCCGGCAAGCGCCGGGCGTTCGCCGAATGGCTCACCGATCGCCGCAACCCGATGACCGCCCGGGTGTTCGCCAACCGTCTCTGGCAGTTCCATTTCGGCCGGGGGATCGTCCCGTCGCCCAACGACTTCGGCCAGCTCGGCGAGCCTTCGACCCACCCCGAACTGCTCGACTGGCTGGCCGCCGAGCTGATGGACGGCGGCTGGAAGGTCAAGCGGATGCACCGCCTGATCATGCTTTCGAACGCCTACCGGATGTCGTCGAAGGCGAGCGAGCAGGCGTTGGCCCGCGACCCCGCCAACCAGTGGTTCTGGCGGTTCCCGATGCGTCGGCTCACCGCCGAGGAAGTCCGCGATGCGATTTTGTCCGCCAGCGGCGTCCTCAACCCGAAGGCCGGCGGCCCGAGCGTCTGCCCGCCGATCTCGGCCGAGGTCCTCGCCGGCCAGTCGATCCCCGGCCAGGGCTGGACGGTCTCGCCCCCGATCGAGGCGGCCCGGCGGAGCGTTTACGTTCACGTCAAGCGGTCGCTGCTGGTGCCGATCCTGGCGACCCACGACGCCGCCGACACCGACTCAAGCTGCCCGGTCCGCTACACGACGACCGTCCCCACCCAGGCGCTCGGGTTCCTGAACGGTCAGTTCTCGAACGAGCAGGCGGCCAAGCTGGCCGAGCGGTTGGAGGCCAGCAAGCCGGGCGACCTGACCGCCCAGATCCACCAGGCGATCGTCTTGACCACCTGCCGCCAGCCGCAGGCCGACGAGGTGGCCCGTGACGCGGCTTTCATCGGGTCGTTGCGGTCGCAGTCGGGTCTGTCGGACCACGGGGCGCTCGTGCAATACTGTCTGCTGACGCTGAACGCGAACGCATTCCTTTATCTCGACTGA
- a CDS encoding HTTM domain-containing protein has translation MNPLRAWNRFWFAPVSARPLGAYRIVFGLMVLAHLALISVDLDYWYTDVGLMRGDEAAVTAGPLRPTPLSYYQDPSSVRVALGLTAVAAVAFTLGWRTRIAGALTYLGMLSFYNRNLLTNCGPDQVMMITSFYMMLAPCGAAYSLDARRVARARGTLAEPLILPWAQRFMQLQICVIYFITAYLKSSGRMWANGTALHPILFNHEVGQLNFEWLAAYPLVINVMAHAALLTEFALVFLLWFRPTRRWIALLGVALHVGIWPIVNVPLFGEQMTALYLLFLAPDELSALLSIFRPSFWLGRRTAADLVIPGRVDQPHGLRGWTQLELAFDKDAGRARSA, from the coding sequence ATGAATCCGCTCCGCGCCTGGAACCGGTTCTGGTTCGCGCCCGTGTCGGCCCGGCCGCTCGGCGCGTATCGGATCGTCTTCGGCTTGATGGTCCTCGCGCACCTGGCCTTGATCTCCGTGGACCTCGATTACTGGTACACCGACGTCGGCCTGATGCGGGGCGATGAGGCGGCCGTCACCGCCGGCCCGCTGCGGCCGACCCCTCTGAGCTACTACCAGGACCCGTCCTCGGTGCGCGTGGCGCTGGGGCTCACCGCCGTCGCGGCCGTCGCGTTCACGCTGGGATGGCGGACCCGGATCGCCGGCGCCCTGACGTACCTCGGGATGCTCTCGTTCTACAACCGCAACCTGTTGACGAACTGCGGCCCCGACCAGGTGATGATGATCACCTCGTTCTACATGATGCTCGCCCCCTGCGGCGCCGCGTACTCGCTCGACGCCCGCCGCGTCGCCCGCGCCCGGGGGACGCTCGCCGAGCCCCTGATCCTCCCCTGGGCCCAGCGGTTCATGCAGCTTCAGATATGCGTGATCTACTTCATCACGGCCTACCTGAAATCCAGCGGACGCATGTGGGCCAACGGCACGGCGCTGCACCCGATCCTCTTCAACCACGAGGTCGGCCAGTTGAATTTTGAATGGCTGGCGGCCTATCCGCTGGTCATCAACGTGATGGCGCACGCGGCCCTCCTGACCGAGTTCGCGCTCGTCTTCCTCCTCTGGTTCCGCCCCACCCGCCGCTGGATCGCGCTGCTGGGCGTCGCCCTGCACGTCGGCATCTGGCCGATCGTCAACGTTCCCCTCTTCGGCGAACAGATGACCGCCCTCTACCTCCTGTTCCTCGCCCCCGACGAGCTATCGGCCCTCCTCTCGATCTTCCGCCCCTCGTTCTGGCTGGGACGTCGAACGGCGGCTGATCTCGTCATCCCCGGCCGCGTCGACCAACCCCACGGCCTTCGCGGCTGGACGCAACTCGAACTGGCCTTCGACAAGGACGCTGGCCGCGCACGCTCGGCGTGA
- a CDS encoding HNH endonuclease, which produces MIALKHRGPTQADNLCYACFACNNHKGANLSGFDSQTRRIAPLL; this is translated from the coding sequence GTGATCGCGTTGAAGCATCGGGGTCCCACTCAAGCCGACAACCTTTGTTACGCATGTTTCGCGTGCAATAACCACAAAGGAGCCAACCTATCCGGCTTCGACAGTCAGACCAGGAGAATCGCTCCCCTCCTTTAA
- a CDS encoding PepSY-like domain-containing protein → MKILMLEAAGALFMSLAATVIAADQGVALDHVPGPVLAAVKAIYPAGVILDETEKDVDHDGTAYEVALMNHGKRFKVEVDSEGTLKEIEGEVDPADLTRAVADSLAKQYLDGALATAEEHVDIDRGRETKVFKVVVVAGGKTQEVKIRPDGVIEDVDD, encoded by the coding sequence ATGAAGATCCTGATGTTGGAAGCGGCGGGAGCACTCTTCATGTCGCTGGCCGCGACGGTGATCGCCGCCGATCAGGGCGTGGCGCTCGATCATGTTCCCGGGCCCGTTCTGGCCGCCGTCAAGGCGATCTACCCGGCTGGCGTGATCCTGGACGAGACCGAGAAGGACGTGGACCACGACGGAACGGCGTATGAAGTCGCCCTGATGAACCACGGCAAGCGATTCAAAGTCGAGGTCGATTCCGAGGGGACGCTCAAGGAGATCGAGGGCGAGGTCGATCCCGCCGACCTGACGAGGGCCGTGGCCGACTCGCTCGCCAAGCAGTATCTCGACGGTGCGCTGGCGACCGCCGAGGAGCACGTCGACATCGACCGAGGCCGGGAGACGAAGGTTTTCAAGGTGGTGGTCGTGGCCGGCGGCAAGACCCAGGAGGTCAAGATCCGACCCGACGGCGTGATCGAGGACGTGGACGACTGA
- a CDS encoding GatB/YqeY domain-containing protein: MTIVQKMRSQLAPAMKARDTAKLAFLRYWIAQLTLGTGAEMADADAVKKMRGVLKEARSGVTTFTPEEINQLVEWVPASLGLDQIREALGPVADQIRAAPKDGMALGVAMKALAGQPVESEDVKAVVNTLRTPA; the protein is encoded by the coding sequence ATGACGATCGTGCAGAAGATGCGGAGCCAGCTCGCCCCGGCCATGAAAGCCAGGGATACCGCCAAGCTTGCGTTCCTCCGATACTGGATCGCCCAGCTCACCCTGGGTACCGGCGCCGAGATGGCGGACGCCGACGCCGTCAAGAAGATGCGGGGGGTGCTCAAGGAGGCCAGGAGCGGCGTCACCACCTTTACGCCCGAAGAAATCAACCAGCTCGTCGAATGGGTCCCCGCCAGCCTCGGCCTCGACCAGATCCGCGAGGCGCTCGGGCCGGTCGCCGACCAGATCCGCGCGGCTCCCAAGGACGGCATGGCCCTGGGCGTCGCCATGAAAGCCCTGGCCGGCCAGCCCGTCGAGAGCGAGGACGTGAAGGCCGTCGTCAACACCCTCCGGACCCCGGCTTGA
- a CDS encoding urea transporter: MDTSKIPDPILEVFRGVGQVFFEENALTGALMSAGLAFNSPLMATGAVVGSAIGTATARAMKFDEGEIKAGIYGFNSTLIGIATFFHFQPSVMSVILLIAGCVAGAFVTRLMRGHVPFPTYTAPFIVTTWAVYFLGLALHVAQVPPSDEPADTYLAGSIPGIASAEGETTAEGKPAPSESRGNIAIDIVEAATRAIGEVKFQGSIWTGILFLVGIGLNNKAHAAWVFVASLIATFVAVYHHDPSHDVALGLSQYSAPLTAVALYLWRKSLVAPLLGIMLSVPLTEVFPLTGLPTYTAPFVLAAWIVILLEHYEDKLFGKPKTAV, encoded by the coding sequence ATGGATACATCAAAGATTCCCGATCCGATTCTCGAGGTCTTCCGGGGCGTCGGCCAGGTGTTTTTCGAGGAGAACGCTCTGACGGGTGCTCTGATGAGTGCCGGCCTGGCGTTCAATTCACCGCTGATGGCGACAGGCGCGGTCGTCGGTTCGGCGATCGGGACGGCCACGGCCCGGGCCATGAAATTCGACGAGGGGGAGATCAAGGCGGGGATCTACGGCTTCAACTCCACGCTCATCGGCATCGCCACGTTCTTCCACTTCCAACCTTCGGTGATGAGCGTCATTCTGCTGATCGCCGGTTGCGTCGCCGGGGCCTTCGTCACCCGGTTGATGCGGGGGCACGTTCCGTTCCCGACCTACACTGCGCCGTTCATCGTCACCACCTGGGCCGTGTACTTTCTGGGCTTGGCGCTGCACGTGGCTCAGGTCCCCCCCTCGGACGAGCCGGCCGATACGTACCTCGCCGGGTCGATCCCGGGCATCGCGAGCGCCGAGGGTGAAACCACGGCCGAAGGCAAGCCGGCTCCGAGCGAGTCGAGAGGCAACATCGCCATCGACATCGTCGAGGCGGCGACCCGAGCCATCGGCGAAGTCAAGTTCCAGGGAAGCATCTGGACCGGCATCCTGTTCCTGGTCGGGATCGGCCTGAACAACAAGGCGCACGCGGCCTGGGTGTTCGTCGCATCGCTGATCGCCACGTTCGTGGCCGTCTACCACCACGACCCGTCCCACGACGTCGCCCTCGGACTGAGCCAGTACAGCGCCCCGTTGACGGCCGTCGCCCTCTACTTATGGCGTAAATCGCTGGTCGCGCCGCTTCTGGGCATCATGCTCTCGGTGCCGCTGACCGAGGTCTTCCCCCTCACCGGCCTCCCGACCTACACGGCCCCCTTCGTGCTGGCCGCCTGGATCGTCATCCTTCTCGAACACTACGAGGACAAGCTGTTCGGCAAACCCAAGACAGCCGTCTGA
- a CDS encoding DEAD/DEAH box helicase — protein MAERGSKKAALPGFSSLGLDARLVEALTGLGYEEPSPIQREAIPPLLTGKDLVGQAATGTGKTAAFALPLLHRLSLEDKKHAKPYALVLVPTRELAMQVAEAVHRYGRPIGAVVIPVYGGQAYGPQIRALDRGADVVIATPGRALDLIKRKTLRLEGVQIVILDEADEMLDMGFAEDIESILSDTPKQRQTILFSATLPPRIAAIARKHLTDPLKIQIQPEPSAAGTVPLVRQTAYIVPRGHKLATLGRVLDIENPTSAIVFCRRRNEVDELAETLNARGYRAEGLHGGMTQEQRNRVMKKFRSETADLLIATDVAARGLDIQQLSHVINFDVPVEAESYVHRIGRVGRAGREGIAITLAEPREHRQLRSIEHATGQKILIEKIPTVADLRARRLELTRASIRESIVAGDLERYRVVVESLAGEFDVMDVAMGAVKLLHQANGSEDQDAEDIPDVEVQRDRPFRDSRGGGSRQAPARGPRERRPPGGEDRGQGDRGGGMMTRLFVGAGRAAGVRPQDLVGAITGEAGLTGRQVGDIDIADRFSLVEVPEDLAETVITALRNTRIKGRSVTVRRERAQD, from the coding sequence ATGGCAGAGCGAGGATCGAAGAAGGCGGCGCTTCCGGGCTTTTCGTCGTTGGGCCTGGACGCCCGGCTCGTCGAGGCGTTGACCGGACTCGGTTACGAGGAGCCGTCGCCGATCCAGCGCGAGGCGATTCCACCGTTGCTCACGGGCAAGGACCTCGTGGGCCAGGCCGCCACCGGCACCGGCAAGACGGCCGCCTTCGCGCTGCCGCTCCTTCATCGGCTGTCCTTGGAAGACAAGAAGCACGCCAAGCCGTACGCGCTGGTGCTGGTCCCCACGCGCGAACTGGCCATGCAGGTGGCCGAAGCCGTCCACCGCTACGGCCGGCCGATCGGCGCGGTGGTGATCCCGGTTTACGGCGGCCAGGCGTACGGCCCTCAGATCCGGGCCCTTGACCGCGGCGCCGACGTGGTGATCGCCACGCCCGGTCGAGCCCTCGACCTCATCAAGCGGAAGACGCTCCGGCTTGAGGGCGTGCAGATCGTGATCCTCGACGAGGCCGACGAGATGCTCGACATGGGCTTCGCCGAGGACATCGAGTCGATCCTCTCCGACACCCCCAAGCAGCGGCAGACGATCCTCTTCTCGGCGACGCTGCCCCCCCGGATCGCGGCCATCGCCCGCAAGCACCTCACCGACCCGCTCAAGATCCAAATCCAGCCCGAGCCGTCCGCCGCGGGGACCGTCCCGCTCGTCCGGCAGACCGCCTACATCGTCCCCCGGGGACACAAACTGGCGACCCTCGGCCGCGTCCTCGACATCGAGAACCCGACCTCGGCCATCGTCTTCTGCCGCCGCCGCAACGAGGTCGACGAGCTGGCCGAAACCCTCAACGCCAGGGGCTATCGAGCCGAGGGGCTGCACGGCGGCATGACCCAGGAGCAGCGCAATCGGGTCATGAAGAAGTTCCGGAGCGAGACCGCCGACCTCCTGATCGCCACCGACGTCGCCGCCCGAGGGCTCGACATCCAGCAGTTGTCGCACGTCATCAACTTCGACGTCCCGGTCGAGGCCGAGTCGTACGTCCACCGGATCGGCCGGGTCGGCCGCGCGGGCCGCGAGGGGATCGCCATCACCCTGGCCGAGCCCCGCGAGCACCGGCAGCTTCGGAGCATCGAGCACGCGACCGGCCAGAAGATCCTCATCGAGAAGATCCCCACCGTGGCCGACCTCCGGGCTCGCCGCCTCGAACTGACCCGCGCTTCGATCCGCGAGTCGATCGTCGCCGGCGACCTGGAACGGTACCGGGTCGTCGTCGAGTCGCTGGCCGGCGAGTTCGACGTCATGGACGTCGCGATGGGGGCCGTCAAGCTCCTGCACCAGGCCAACGGGTCGGAGGATCAGGACGCCGAGGACATCCCGGACGTCGAAGTTCAGCGCGACCGGCCGTTCCGCGACTCTCGGGGAGGCGGAAGCCGCCAGGCCCCAGCCCGAGGTCCGCGTGAGCGTCGCCCCCCTGGCGGCGAGGATCGCGGCCAGGGCGATCGTGGCGGCGGCATGATGACCCGCCTGTTCGTCGGCGCCGGCCGGGCCGCCGGCGTCCGTCCGCAAGACCTTGTCGGCGCGATCACCGGCGAGGCGGGCCTCACCGGCCGGCAAGTCGGCGACATCGACATCGCCGACCGCTTCTCGCTCGTCGAAGTCCCCGAAGACCTTGCCGAAACCGTCATCACCGCCCTCCGCAACACCCGGATCAAGGGCCGCAGCGTGACCGTCCGCCGCGAACGCGCGCAGGACTGA
- a CDS encoding carbohydrate-binding family 9-like protein, translating to MHLRIRRSAFLLIPLAIAGYAIGGRAEVKTTRAAVCRWAEAPPKLDGKLDDPCWRGAAPIEDFAANWAGAPRSGTRAYLAWDDDALYYAAEMTDAELRAFGTKRNDHLWEGDVFEAFFKPSKDRPEYYEFQANPREVVFEVAFPRRGELGHAFNQEPVLGNKAVVALDGTLDQPGDKDRGWIVEGRIPWTAFAASGGAPKPGAKWSFALCRYDYGPAGTEPVLMSSAPLTEPSFHRYEDYGTLTFEGPKAGR from the coding sequence ATGCACCTTCGGATTCGCAGGTCGGCCTTTCTCCTGATCCCCCTGGCGATCGCGGGTTACGCGATCGGCGGCCGCGCCGAGGTCAAGACGACCCGCGCGGCCGTTTGCCGATGGGCCGAGGCACCGCCGAAGCTCGACGGCAAGCTCGACGACCCCTGCTGGCGCGGCGCCGCGCCGATCGAGGATTTCGCCGCGAACTGGGCCGGCGCTCCCCGGTCCGGAACCCGCGCGTACCTGGCCTGGGACGACGACGCGCTGTATTACGCCGCCGAGATGACCGACGCCGAGTTGCGTGCCTTCGGCACGAAGCGCAACGACCACCTGTGGGAAGGCGACGTCTTCGAGGCGTTCTTCAAGCCGAGCAAGGACCGCCCGGAGTACTACGAGTTCCAGGCGAACCCCCGCGAGGTCGTCTTCGAGGTGGCTTTCCCGCGCCGGGGCGAGCTGGGGCACGCGTTCAATCAGGAACCCGTGCTCGGCAACAAGGCGGTGGTCGCTCTCGACGGCACGCTCGATCAGCCGGGCGACAAGGACCGGGGCTGGATCGTCGAAGGCCGCATCCCCTGGACGGCCTTCGCGGCCTCGGGCGGCGCGCCGAAGCCCGGCGCAAAGTGGTCGTTCGCCCTCTGTCGATACGACTACGGACCGGCCGGAACCGAGCCCGTGCTGATGAGCTCGGCTCCGCTCACAGAGCCCAGCTTCCACCGCTACGAGGACTACGGGACCCTGACCTTCGAAGGCCCGAAGGCCGGTCGGTAG
- a CDS encoding DUF1501 domain-containing protein — MYEPEEPQAPRASGGQFCGRTRREFLWETGGGFTSTALAAMLAQDGFMAKQAHAADGVTPFVSPLAAKPSPKPAKAKSVIFLFMYGGPSQVDTFDYKPKLYPLDGKTIQVKTFGRGGKKNEGRVVGPKWAFKPYGESGKMVSDLFPNLGTCVDDMAFIHSMYAESPIHGSAMLMMNSGRLISGNPCLGSWATYGLGTVNQNLPGFVVMLDKTGGPISGPKNWSSGYMPAVYQGTVIRADGVPIHDLGLPAGVDRATRRRMLDRLREKNEEHRASRADNSELAARIASYELAFQMQQHAPEAVDYAGETDETKSLYGIDRPETADFGRKCLLARRLVERGVRFIQVYSGGAHNDDNWDAHTDMMSNHTKHAGRTDQPIAGLIKDLKRRGLLDDTLIVWGGEFGRQPTAEFAKGTGRDHNSFGFTVWLAGGGIKGGTSVGATDELGSTAVEDRFHVKNLHATILNQLGFDPNALSYFYGGLDQKLVGVEGAEPIEQII; from the coding sequence ATGTACGAACCGGAAGAGCCTCAGGCCCCTCGCGCGTCGGGCGGACAGTTCTGCGGTCGCACGCGCCGGGAGTTCCTGTGGGAGACCGGCGGCGGGTTCACGTCGACCGCCCTGGCGGCGATGCTGGCGCAGGACGGCTTCATGGCCAAGCAGGCCCACGCGGCCGACGGCGTGACGCCGTTCGTCAGCCCGCTCGCCGCGAAGCCGTCGCCGAAGCCGGCGAAGGCCAAAAGCGTCATCTTCCTGTTCATGTACGGAGGCCCCAGCCAGGTCGACACGTTCGACTACAAGCCCAAGCTCTACCCGCTCGACGGCAAGACGATCCAGGTCAAGACGTTCGGCCGCGGCGGCAAGAAGAACGAAGGCCGCGTCGTCGGCCCCAAATGGGCGTTCAAGCCGTACGGCGAGTCGGGAAAGATGGTCTCGGACCTGTTCCCCAACCTGGGGACCTGCGTCGACGACATGGCGTTTATCCACTCGATGTACGCCGAGTCGCCGATCCACGGCTCGGCCATGCTGATGATGAACTCGGGCCGGCTGATCAGCGGCAACCCCTGCCTGGGCTCGTGGGCGACCTACGGCCTGGGGACCGTGAACCAGAACCTGCCGGGCTTCGTGGTGATGCTCGACAAGACCGGCGGACCGATCAGCGGGCCCAAGAACTGGTCGAGCGGATACATGCCGGCCGTCTACCAGGGGACCGTCATCCGCGCCGACGGCGTGCCGATCCACGACCTCGGTTTGCCCGCGGGCGTCGACCGGGCGACCCGCCGTCGCATGCTCGACCGGCTCCGCGAGAAGAACGAGGAGCATCGCGCCTCGCGGGCCGACAACAGCGAGCTGGCCGCCCGGATCGCCAGCTACGAGCTGGCCTTCCAGATGCAGCAGCACGCCCCCGAGGCCGTCGACTACGCGGGCGAGACCGACGAGACGAAATCGCTGTACGGCATCGACCGCCCCGAGACCGCCGACTTCGGCCGCAAGTGCCTTCTGGCCCGGCGACTGGTCGAGCGCGGCGTGCGATTCATCCAGGTGTATTCCGGCGGCGCCCACAACGACGACAACTGGGACGCCCACACCGACATGATGTCCAACCACACCAAGCACGCCGGCCGGACCGACCAGCCCATCGCCGGCCTGATCAAGGACCTCAAGCGCCGGGGGTTGCTCGACGACACCCTGATCGTCTGGGGAGGCGAGTTCGGCCGCCAGCCGACCGCCGAGTTCGCCAAGGGGACCGGCCGCGACCACAATTCGTTCGGCTTCACCGTCTGGCTCGCCGGCGGCGGGATCAAGGGGGGAACCTCCGTCGGCGCGACCGACGAGCTGGGCAGCACTGCCGTCGAGGACCGGTTCCACGTCAAGAACCTCCACGCCACGATTCTGAATCAGCTCGGCTTCGACCCCAACGCCCTCTCCTACTTCTACGGCGGCCTCGACCAGAAGCTCGTCGGCGTCGAGGGGGCCGAGCCGATCGAGCAGATCATCTAA